The Mesorhizobium sp. M1D.F.Ca.ET.043.01.1.1 genome contains a region encoding:
- a CDS encoding helicase-related protein: MGESEDWRAAHISDIRAAYLAASAVADRLALLRSWVRAAGGWLAADDFGRLEPTELAGADRYGLAVDKYGLRLRVEELDEIAPGLSDALRFDSEFRRAFQPAAADAVLLRFSAHDSYQSETQKAAVRALLTAPPGASLAVSMPTGSGKSLLFQIGPRSWRSARPGACALVITPLVGLAQDHERTLGGLEGLERSRAIHGALTDSDREEILFAFRRGEIPVLFMSPEVAFGRARETLLEVAKPPEEKFGLEARLEAIFVDEAHIIESWGRTFRPDFQRLPGLVAALRQANPKLITVLLSATLSSSARDVLKRSYGQDPWLEIHAGVPRYDFDVVTRRFVDSAKRHEAVLRAVDLCPRPSIVYTTRVRAAQDLHDELYARGYRRLALFTGDTQAAERQEVIARWANGELDLIVATSAFGLGIDKKNVRSVIHACLPESAARWYQEIGRGGRDGHQALALALWTEGPDRDDASEAMRMAASDWLTRPFAEEHWKALRDQAETHWLPGTQRRMTLPLDAAPPRLGRHTGSYNRRWNQSLLNLLQRAAMLEVVTVDEHQAHPTWHVVLHRDELLGDEQISAPAWDEVFALRESEKATAVSEARRFLRLMRSREKDCLLVSAFSLIEPEVWDAPACGRCVACRERNRPAPRHIPSGGLNEFWSEGPPVCRGPSGRLLVSPEAYHSAVGKKRLLGRLARAGIQQIVVPNGWEKEAAETFARQNANLGFVLPHSEWLEGRWSLADLSTATILPDPASEIDEWLRQTEIFSAHFPKQRLVLVADPATLVGGRRLDQVASPLGSYLETYLETLATEEVP, encoded by the coding sequence GTGGGCGAATCAGAAGATTGGCGCGCAGCGCATATTTCGGACATACGGGCTGCATATCTGGCTGCGAGTGCTGTAGCTGACCGACTGGCGCTGCTGCGCAGTTGGGTCCGTGCCGCCGGCGGATGGCTGGCAGCAGACGATTTTGGTCGCCTTGAACCGACCGAACTAGCCGGCGCCGACAGATATGGCCTAGCGGTCGACAAGTACGGCCTTAGGCTTCGCGTGGAAGAACTCGATGAGATCGCCCCAGGACTCAGTGATGCTTTGCGCTTCGATTCGGAATTTCGCCGAGCTTTCCAGCCCGCCGCAGCTGACGCGGTCCTGCTTCGGTTCTCGGCACATGACAGTTATCAAAGTGAGACCCAGAAAGCCGCGGTTAGAGCGCTGCTAACCGCGCCGCCCGGCGCCTCCCTAGCTGTCTCGATGCCCACCGGTTCGGGGAAGAGCCTTCTATTCCAGATCGGTCCGAGGTCATGGCGATCCGCTCGACCAGGCGCCTGCGCGCTTGTGATCACGCCCCTGGTCGGGCTAGCTCAAGATCACGAGCGGACATTAGGTGGGCTGGAGGGACTTGAGCGCAGCCGTGCGATCCATGGCGCCTTAACCGATTCAGATCGCGAGGAAATCCTGTTCGCCTTCCGGCGTGGCGAGATTCCGGTGCTATTCATGTCGCCGGAGGTGGCTTTCGGCCGAGCCCGTGAGACATTACTAGAAGTGGCGAAACCTCCCGAGGAGAAATTCGGTCTGGAAGCTCGGCTTGAGGCCATTTTCGTCGACGAAGCGCATATCATCGAAAGCTGGGGGCGCACCTTTCGGCCGGACTTCCAGCGTCTTCCAGGACTCGTAGCTGCCCTGCGGCAAGCTAATCCGAAATTAATCACCGTGCTCCTTTCGGCTACGCTTTCCTCCAGCGCTCGTGACGTCCTCAAGCGCAGCTACGGACAAGATCCCTGGCTTGAGATTCACGCCGGCGTCCCACGCTATGACTTTGACGTGGTAACGCGCCGCTTCGTTGACTCAGCGAAGCGACACGAAGCGGTTCTGCGCGCAGTAGACCTCTGCCCCCGACCTTCAATCGTATACACGACGCGCGTCCGCGCCGCACAAGATCTCCATGATGAGCTTTACGCTCGTGGCTACAGACGCCTCGCCCTCTTCACGGGCGATACGCAGGCGGCAGAGCGACAAGAGGTGATAGCTCGCTGGGCCAACGGCGAGCTCGATCTCATTGTTGCAACCTCCGCTTTTGGGCTCGGAATCGACAAGAAAAACGTTCGTTCCGTTATCCACGCTTGTTTGCCGGAAAGTGCAGCACGCTGGTATCAGGAGATCGGCCGCGGCGGTCGAGACGGCCATCAGGCGCTTGCGCTTGCCCTTTGGACCGAAGGTCCCGACAGAGACGATGCAAGCGAAGCCATGCGAATGGCGGCGAGCGATTGGTTGACTCGACCGTTTGCCGAGGAACATTGGAAGGCCCTTCGTGACCAAGCGGAAACCCATTGGCTTCCTGGCACGCAGCGACGTATGACCTTGCCTCTGGACGCAGCACCTCCGCGTCTCGGCCGCCACACTGGTAGCTACAATAGGCGCTGGAACCAAAGCCTCCTAAATCTGCTTCAGCGGGCTGCAATGCTTGAAGTTGTCACGGTTGACGAGCATCAAGCCCACCCAACTTGGCACGTCGTGCTGCACCGAGACGAATTGCTTGGGGACGAACAAATCTCAGCACCCGCATGGGACGAAGTATTTGCCTTACGGGAATCCGAGAAGGCGACGGCTGTCTCCGAAGCGCGGCGCTTCCTTAGACTTATGCGATCTCGCGAGAAGGACTGCCTTTTGGTCTCCGCTTTCAGCCTGATCGAGCCGGAAGTCTGGGATGCCCCAGCGTGTGGACGTTGTGTAGCCTGTCGCGAGCGAAATCGACCAGCACCCAGGCACATTCCGTCCGGAGGATTGAACGAGTTTTGGAGTGAGGGACCACCCGTCTGCCGAGGCCCTTCAGGACGCCTGCTAGTCAGCCCCGAAGCGTATCATTCGGCCGTTGGCAAAAAGCGACTTCTCGGGCGTTTGGCCCGGGCAGGTATCCAACAAATCGTTGTCCCAAATGGCTGGGAGAAAGAGGCCGCGGAGACGTTCGCCCGCCAAAATGCGAACCTCGGCTTTGTCCTTCCTCACTCGGAATGGTTGGAGGGCCGGTGGTCGCTTGCGGATCTATCAACCGCCACCATCTTGCCGGACCCGGCATCCGAAATCGATGAATGGCTTCGGCAAACGGAGATATTCTCTGCGCACTTCCCAAAGCAACGCCTTGTACTGGTCGCGGACCCCGCCACCCTTGTTGGCGGCCGCCGCCTGGATCAGGTCGCCTCACCTCTTGGCAGCTATCTAGAAACGTATCTCGAAACTTTGGCGACGGAAGAGGTGCCATGA